The genomic region taacctgttgaaacaggtacgggtggatggcagcggagtggagtaagagatcaatcttcaactgactaatagcacgagcatgcagcaatatatcaggaaccaatatgttgattgtgttagatgtctatctaagctaaaggggagagaaggtatctccctacaagctgagtcattgtggatgcctcaggctgccagatcacttcctgattgttgactccctttgagatgctacatcttaacatgAACGGCGGAAACGCTGACTCAATGTCTCGATTGAGTTAGCGCTGCATCGCTAGCGTTACCCCACAAACAGCCGAAGCAGGGTCAGCTTGAAAATTGTCGGAGCAAGATCAAAAGATATCCGACAGCGACAGCAGCATCAATCTTGGGCGTGCTTCAATCTGGTGTTCCCAGGCGTTCTCGTGAGTATGGCGGCCGACAATACAGCGCAGGTGCGCATTCAGCTCAGAACCAAGGACAGCGATATTGAGCTACCGGAGACTGGCGAAATTTTGGTATCGACTGGTACGTATGGACATTGGTTCGAGATATCAAGCTACATCTGAGCTGTGGAGCTGTCATTGCCACAGCCAAAGTCGAAACTTCGAATCTGGAATGCATCAGACTACACTTCACGTATGAGTTGCTAACGTAATGTCTCAGACCTGAAGCGTTATCAACTTTCCACGCTCGTGAACCGTCTCCTGGATACAGAGAAGCCCGTTCCCCTCGAGTTCCTGATCAATGGCCAATTCTTGCGCACATCGTTGGACGACTATCTCACTCAGAATGGCATTTCCGCAGAGACGACATTGTCTGTAGAGTACGTCAAAGCGCTCGTACCACCAACACATGTCGCCAGCTACGAGCACGATGACTGGGTCTCTTGCGTGGACGTGCTCTCCCAAGGCCCACAAAGTCGCATACTATCAGGATCGTTCGATGGAAGCCTCTCGATCTGGAACATGAGCTCCAACAAAGTGGCAACTGGACAATGGCACAAAGCTCGAGTCAATAGCGCAGCATTTGTGTCGAAGACGGAGGTCGCCAGCGCAGGTGTAGACCGCTCTTTGGTGATTTGGGACCTCAAGGATGCGGAGACTGGTCAGGGTACCCTCAAGCCGAAGTTGGAATTGCTAGGCCACCAGTCATCGATAGAGAGCCTAGCAGTGAGCGCATCCACTTCTAGGATTCTGACTGCTTCCGCAGACGGTCGGATAGGCCTCTGGAGCACCAAGAAGTCGGAAGGCACGACTGCGCCCGAGGTAGTTGCACCTTCCAACAAGCGCCGCAAGCTGTCTGGGCCGGAGGTTACTATTCCTCAAAGAGGTGCTCTGGGTATGCTGGAGGGACACAGAGACCAGGTAAAGGATATCGTGTTCGACGAGAAAGACCACACAGTAGCCTACAGCGCTTCTCAAGACCACACAGTGAAGACGTGGGACCTCACAACGAACAGATCTGTGGACACAAGAACGACCGCGCAAAGCCTCACATCACTGCTGCACCTTCCAGAACAATCACTAATAGCCGCGGGAGGCACACAACGCTACATCGATCTTGTCGATCCAAGGGAAGGAGCGACCAAGGTGTCGGCCATGCAGCTGAGAGGCCATCAAGGCATCGTCAACTCTCTGGCGCAGAACCCGGAGCTAAGCTATCAGATTGTTTCCGCCAGTAACGACGGCACCTGCAGGATATGGGATTTGCGAGCAGGAAGTAATGAGGCGACTGGTGACAGAGTAGGAAGTAGCGTCTTTGTGATTGAGCGTGATTCTCAAAGAGGGAAGAAGGCGGATCAAGGTGATGCGAGCAGGGTGTTCTCGGTGTGCTGGGATAGGGAGGTCGGGATCGTGAGTGGTGGTCGCGACAAAATGCTGCAGATCAACAAGGGCAGCTAGGGGAAAACATGGTGCTGCGCTTTAACACCAGTCCTACGGTCCTGACGAGGCTGTGAAGGCGTCAAGATGGCTAGATTGTACAGAGTGATACCCATGGTCGGCTGTTCAGCTCGGCTCGTGATCTCGCGATCTGCCAAGCCTTGACCATTTCGCGTGCTCGAGGCTACTTTCTTTTTGCTCTACAACATTTCTAGTGTCGGTCATTGTGTATCTTACACGTCGAGGTCAGTATGTGATTTATTGATCCATCTATTTGTCCGGCATCACATGGGCTTTAATTGTTCCATTCGACGATCTCAAAACTCAGTCCATGACTTCGAGACGCGTTCTTTCTCTCTACGCGTAAAGTGCTTCCATCTTGGACACTCCTCCCACATCGTTAAGTATCCGTCTTGCTTGCCAACTTGGCTGACTTAGCTTGGGTATTGGCTCTGTCTTCAGCGTCTAATTCACTGCGGGCCATCTGCTATTTCGAGCGCCGTCCATGTGCGACTGGCCTTGGCCCCGATCACATCACCAAACATGAGCGAAAAGCGCCGATACCAAGGCTACGATTACAATACCGTCGTTCGAAAGCCGAGTCAGCCAGCGTCGAAACGGCGCAAGGGCCACAACCTCACGAAAGCCCCCACGTTCAAGCAGTCGACACTACCTGTAGCATGTACGGAGCCCTCGGCCTGCTTATCGTCAAAGCTGACACGATTGAGCAGCGCAAGAGCAAAGCTTCGAGAAAGCGAGTCGAAGCCCTTTCGTAGTCGATCTGACCCAAGATGACGAACCAGCAGCCACGAAAGCGAAGCCCAGCGAGACCCGACCCTCGATATGTACGTGCGGCAGCGTCATGCTTCGAGAGGCTAGCGAGACAGTCAGGTGTGCCAACGAGAGCTGTAAGATCGGGACATATCACAAAGTCTGCGTTG from Fulvia fulva chromosome 10, complete sequence harbors:
- a CDS encoding Ribosome biogenesis protein ytm1, which encodes MAADNTAQVRIQLRTKDSDIELPETGEILVSTDLKRYQLSTLVNRLLDTEKPVPLEFLINGQFLRTSLDDYLTQNGISAETTLSVEYVKALVPPTHVASYEHDDWVSCVDVLSQGPQSRILSGSFDGSLSIWNMSSNKVATGQWHKARVNSAAFVSKTEVASAGVDRSLVIWDLKDAETGQGTLKPKLELLGHQSSIESLAVSASTSRILTASADGRIGLWSTKKSEGTTAPEVVAPSNKRRKLSGPEVTIPQRGALGMLEGHRDQVKDIVFDEKDHTVAYSASQDHTVKTWDLTTNRSVDTRTTAQSLTSLLHLPEQSLIAAGGTQRYIDLVDPREGATKVSAMQLRGHQGIVNSLAQNPELSYQIVSASNDGTCRIWDLRAGSNEATGDRVGSSVFVIERDSQRGKKADQGDASRVFSVCWDREVGIVSGGRDKMLQINKGS